One Helicobacter ganmani genomic region harbors:
- the rnc gene encoding ribonuclease III, translating to MDLQLFEQTLGYCFKHQNLLKEALTHKSAKKGAHNERLEFLGDAVLDLIVGEFLYRKFPHSPEGELSKMRASMVNEKAFAKLARYLNVGEYLYISSSEEQNKGRDKDSILSNAFEAVMGAIYLESGLESVRKIMLLLLEEVYPKIDLKSLFYDHKTALQELTQAVFGITPEYVVLDSFGPDHNKEFLMSVQIYDKEYARAKGKSKKEAQQICAKMALEILKQEKSL from the coding sequence GTGGATTTACAACTTTTTGAACAAACTTTAGGCTATTGCTTTAAGCATCAGAATTTACTCAAAGAAGCCTTAACACATAAGAGTGCCAAAAAAGGTGCGCATAATGAGCGTTTGGAGTTTTTAGGCGATGCAGTTTTGGATTTGATTGTTGGAGAATTTTTATACCGCAAGTTTCCTCATTCTCCAGAGGGAGAGCTGTCCAAAATGCGCGCTTCAATGGTAAATGAAAAGGCATTTGCCAAATTGGCACGTTATTTAAATGTGGGAGAGTATCTTTATATCTCCTCTTCTGAAGAGCAAAATAAGGGGCGAGACAAGGATTCTATTCTTTCTAATGCGTTTGAGGCGGTTATGGGCGCAATTTATTTAGAAAGTGGATTAGAATCTGTGCGCAAGATTATGTTGTTGTTGTTGGAGGAAGTTTATCCAAAGATTGATTTAAAAAGTCTGTTTTACGACCATAAAACTGCTTTGCAAGAACTCACACAAGCAGTCTTCGGAATCACTCCAGAATATGTTGTTTTAGATTCCTTTGGACCCGACCATAATAAAGAATTTTTGATGAGTGTGCAGATTTACGATAAGGAATATGCCAGGGCAAAGGGCAAAAGCAAAAAGGAAGCGCAACAGATTTGTGCCAAAATGGCATTAGAGATTTTAAAACAAGAGAAAAGTTTATAA
- a CDS encoding cysteine ABC transporter substrate-binding protein: MNKFSKLFLTLAFGALLVGCGNSTSTEKVSNGLESIKQKGIITIGVFSDKPPFGFVNDKGENDGFDVAISRQIAKDLLGDANKVKFELVEAASRVEFLKSGKVDVIMANFTQTKERAEVVDFATPYMKVALGVVSKDGAIQSIEDLKGKKLIINKGTTADFYFTKNHPEIELLKYDQNTEAFLALKDGRGVALAHDNLLVFAWAKENPEFKVGIGKLGEEDVIAPAVRKGDKELLEWLNLEIKTLNENGFMKEAYNKTLAPIYGENQIESVLFTK; encoded by the coding sequence ATGAACAAGTTTTCAAAACTATTTTTGACTTTAGCTTTTGGAGCATTGCTTGTAGGCTGCGGAAATAGTACAAGCACAGAAAAAGTGAGCAATGGTTTGGAATCCATTAAACAAAAAGGAATCATTACCATTGGAGTTTTCAGCGACAAACCACCTTTTGGTTTTGTGAATGATAAGGGCGAAAATGACGGATTTGATGTCGCAATCTCAAGACAAATCGCCAAAGACCTTTTAGGAGATGCCAACAAGGTAAAATTTGAATTGGTTGAAGCAGCAAGTCGCGTAGAATTTTTAAAAAGCGGCAAGGTAGATGTGATAATGGCAAACTTTACACAGACCAAAGAACGCGCAGAAGTAGTTGATTTTGCTACTCCTTATATGAAAGTTGCGCTTGGAGTTGTTTCCAAAGACGGCGCAATTCAAAGTATAGAAGACTTAAAAGGCAAAAAACTCATTATCAACAAAGGCACAACTGCGGACTTTTACTTTACTAAAAATCACCCAGAGATTGAGCTTTTAAAATACGACCAAAACACAGAAGCTTTCTTAGCTCTTAAAGACGGGAGAGGTGTAGCCTTAGCGCACGATAATCTACTAGTTTTTGCTTGGGCAAAAGAAAATCCAGAATTTAAAGTCGGAATCGGAAAATTAGGTGAAGAAGATGTTATCGCACCGGCAGTAAGAAAGGGGGATAAAGAGTTATTGGAATGGCTAAATTTAGAAATAAAAACACTCAACGAGAATGGTTTTATGAAAGAAGCTTACAATAAAACACTTGCTCCAATTTATGGTGAAAATCAAATAGAATCCGTGCTTTTTACCAAATAA
- the rnhA gene encoding ribonuclease HI, giving the protein MKRVTLFCDGSSLGNPGSGGWCGILRYGEHEKILSGGTQRATNNQMELTALIRGLEALKEPCEVLVVCDSKYVLDGLSKWLPNWIRRDFKNVKNPELWRLYLKVSKPHKIEVQWVRGHSGHLENEICDKIAKEEALKFKNI; this is encoded by the coding sequence ATGAAACGCGTTACTCTTTTCTGTGATGGTTCTTCTTTGGGGAATCCGGGAAGTGGCGGTTGGTGTGGAATTTTGCGTTATGGAGAGCACGAGAAAATTTTAAGTGGGGGGACGCAGAGAGCGACAAATAATCAAATGGAGCTAACGGCTTTGATTCGTGGTTTAGAGGCTCTTAAAGAACCTTGTGAAGTTTTAGTTGTTTGCGATTCTAAATATGTTTTAGATGGTTTAAGTAAATGGTTGCCAAATTGGATTAGGAGAGACTTTAAAAATGTCAAAAATCCAGAACTTTGGCGGCTTTATTTGAAAGTCTCTAAACCGCATAAAATTGAAGTGCAATGGGTCAGGGGACATAGCGGACATCTTGAGAATGAAATCTGCGATAAAATCGCCAAAGAAGAGGCGTTAAAATTTAAAAATATTTAA
- a CDS encoding DUF411 domain-containing protein — MRKIVGLLAFVSMALFGDSVKEIQMYSSPTCGCCEEWAKYMHTKGFLVQSHKDDELFMKIKEDFKIAPKYQSCHTGVIEKNGVKYAIEGHVPVDAVEWLLENQPKDVIGVSTPGMPQGSPGMEQGTYEEYPVVLMTQEGGYKVFGIYKGQKKLKSGNVK; from the coding sequence ATGCGAAAAATTGTAGGTTTGCTAGCATTTGTGAGTATGGCACTTTTTGGGGATTCTGTAAAAGAAATTCAAATGTATTCTAGCCCAACTTGCGGTTGTTGTGAGGAATGGGCAAAATATATGCACACAAAGGGTTTTTTGGTGCAATCTCATAAAGATGATGAGTTGTTTATGAAAATCAAGGAGGATTTTAAGATTGCCCCTAAATACCAGAGTTGTCATACGGGTGTAATAGAAAAAAATGGTGTGAAATATGCGATTGAAGGGCATGTACCTGTTGATGCAGTGGAATGGTTGTTGGAAAATCAGCCAAAAGATGTGATAGGCGTTTCTACGCCCGGAATGCCACAAGGAAGTCCGGGAATGGAGCAGGGCACTTACGAGGAATATCCTGTGGTGTTAATGACGCAAGAGGGTGGATATAAAGTTTTTGGCATTTATAAGGGTCAGAAAAAGTTAAAAAGCGGAAATGTGAAGTAG
- the aroC gene encoding chorismate synthase, whose product MNTFGQALRVTTFGESHGEGIGAVIDGLPAGLEIEEEFLALEMQRRAGGKNLYSTQRKEADEVKILSGVFEGKTTGTSLGFFIQNTANKSRDYDSIKNLFRPGHADWTYFHKYGIRDYRGGGRSSARETSARVAAGAIAKMLLKPFGIVFQSGILSIGEIKGETIDFQNAQKSEIFALDKQVESAQKEAILQAREAHDSLGGVALIKASGVPCGLGEPLYYKLDSAIGALMLGLNGVKAVEIGNGVKSARLRGSQNNDMMNAEGFVSNHCGGILGGISNGAEILLKVHFKPTPSIFLPQSTQDMQGNVVQCEIKGRHDPCIAVRGSVVCESSLALILADMLLLNATSKLENLQKIYS is encoded by the coding sequence ATGAATACTTTTGGACAGGCTCTTAGGGTTACGACTTTTGGCGAGAGCCACGGAGAGGGGATTGGCGCGGTAATAGACGGGTTACCAGCGGGATTGGAGATTGAAGAGGAGTTTCTTGCGCTTGAAATGCAAAGACGTGCAGGTGGAAAGAATCTTTATTCCACGCAAAGAAAAGAGGCAGATGAGGTAAAAATTCTAAGCGGTGTTTTTGAGGGCAAAACAACCGGAACGTCTTTGGGATTCTTTATCCAAAACACTGCCAACAAGAGCAGGGATTATGATTCTATCAAAAACCTCTTTCGTCCAGGACACGCCGATTGGACATATTTTCATAAATACGGAATCCGAGATTATCGTGGCGGAGGACGCAGTAGCGCAAGAGAAACAAGCGCACGTGTGGCAGCAGGCGCGATTGCGAAAATGCTTTTGAAGCCTTTTGGAATTGTTTTTCAAAGTGGAATTTTAAGTATTGGAGAAATTAAGGGGGAAACAATAGACTTCCAAAATGCGCAAAAAAGCGAAATCTTTGCCCTAGATAAGCAAGTAGAATCGGCTCAAAAAGAAGCAATTTTGCAAGCAAGAGAGGCACACGATAGCTTGGGTGGCGTAGCTTTGATTAAGGCAAGTGGAGTGCCCTGCGGATTGGGCGAGCCATTATATTATAAGCTAGATTCTGCAATTGGAGCTTTGATGTTGGGATTAAATGGTGTCAAAGCCGTAGAAATTGGTAATGGTGTAAAATCGGCAAGACTTAGAGGCTCTCAAAACAATGATATGATGAATGCGGAGGGTTTTGTAAGCAATCATTGTGGTGGAATCTTGGGGGGTATTAGCAATGGCGCAGAGATTCTACTCAAAGTGCATTTTAAGCCCACGCCTAGCATTTTTTTGCCTCAAAGCACACAAGATATGCAAGGCAATGTTGTCCAATGCGAAATCAAGGGCAGACACGACCCTTGTATCGCGGTGCGTGGGAGTGTAGTTTGTGAATCTAGCCTCGCACTGATTCTAGCGGATATGCTTTTGCTGAATGCGACAAGCAAGTTAGAAAATTTACAAAAAATTTATTCTTAG
- a CDS encoding SUI1 family translation initiation factor has product MAKLNFTLEAKFQDTLDTLCKKCGELKSACVCKSNLTLKEKDSYLLGINEEKASGKDITRCGIFYESKEEMQKILKEVKKHFASGGKLEEKESGISLILQGKHKENLKSFLKEKNFKFKK; this is encoded by the coding sequence ATGGCAAAACTAAACTTTACCTTAGAAGCAAAATTTCAAGACACATTGGACACTTTATGTAAAAAATGCGGGGAGTTAAAAAGTGCGTGTGTTTGCAAAAGTAACCTTACCCTAAAAGAAAAGGATTCCTACCTTTTAGGTATTAATGAAGAAAAAGCCAGCGGCAAAGACATTACGCGTTGTGGAATCTTTTATGAGAGCAAAGAGGAAATGCAAAAGATTCTAAAAGAGGTAAAAAAACATTTTGCAAGCGGAGGAAAGCTAGAGGAAAAAGAAAGCGGAATCTCCCTTATTTTGCAAGGCAAACACAAAGAAAATCTCAAATCTTTTCTGAAAGAAAAAAATTTTAAATTTAAGAAATAA
- the dnaE gene encoding DNA polymerase III subunit alpha, which produces MSQTPKFTHLHLHTEYSLLDGLNKIKTLAKKIKEYGMESVAITDHGNMFGAIEFYKAMKAEGIKPILGMEAYLHNAENISDKNNQRFHLCLYAKNLEGYKNLMYLSSQACLYGFHMKPRISKQMLAEHSTGLICSSACLNGEVQWHLNLKKDDNKGRKGYERAKEVALEYKEIFGEDFYLELMRHGIQEQQLIDNQLLKLSQETGIKIIATNDTHYTYQSDSTAQEVAFCIGFGKDFNDPNRMHHTVQEFYIKTPAQMAELYADLPEALENTQEIANKCDLELHLGDPTPPSFKFTQEYAQAEGLDFTKDSEYFAYKCRQGLEKRLLNVESSRHQEYRERLEREIEIINKMKFPGYMLIVWDFVRAAKERGIPVGPGRGSAAGSLVAFCLEITNIDPMKYDLLFERFLNPERVSMPDIDMDFCQSRREEIINYVTEKYGQHNVAQVVTFGMMKAKAVIRDVARVMGMPYGDADTFAKLIPKELEITLEEAYNKEPKIAELLASSPLAKKVWDFAIILEGTKRNPGTHAAAIVIDSEQELWHKAPLYRSLRDGIVVTQYSMKFLEDVDLIKFDFLGLKTLTLIDNALKLIKQRYNKDIDFLSVDVDDKKVYETLQSGNTLGVFQIESSMFQGINKRMRPSTFEDIIAIIALGRPGPLESGMVSDFIDRKHGKAPIVYMFPELEPILRPTYGTIVYQEQVMQIVQKIGGFSLGEADLIRRAMGKKDAKIMADNKSKFSEGAVAQGFNRAKAEELWELIVKFAGYGFNKSHSAAYAMVTFETAYLKTYYPKEFMAALLTSEKNDTDKIVEYIEEANQMGIKVLPPNIQKSELEFSVAEVNGESCILFGLGAIKGAGEVAINIILDERKNSGDFKDLEDFLGRIDPQKVNKKALESFIKSGAMDDFNYTRKSLLEQIESLTEAAKAAQNAKKEAENSLFGNDEELVGVNLNLEHYEEFSQKEILEFEKESLGFYASGHPLDSYKEIFKSIQCTSTNQIKDIAENSRILIAGKIEDIIKKFSKNGKPYGILKLQDLYGSVELTIFEQTLKQLDNIEDKEKPIAVKCLVQEQDETKKLKAEKVLTLEDAKKEKVDFVIQKADTSEPLMLVLDFHTDTDILRLLKEAALRHQGKRELRILFRTQTQELEMISALCVHSEIKEEFKQLQWQN; this is translated from the coding sequence ATGAGTCAAACGCCGAAATTTACGCATTTACATTTACATACAGAATATTCCTTGCTTGACGGATTAAATAAAATCAAAACTTTAGCAAAAAAAATTAAAGAATACGGAATGGAAAGCGTAGCAATCACGGACCACGGCAATATGTTTGGTGCGATTGAATTTTATAAGGCAATGAAAGCAGAGGGTATTAAGCCGATTCTAGGAATGGAAGCTTATTTGCACAATGCAGAGAATATTAGCGACAAAAATAATCAGCGATTCCATCTCTGCCTTTATGCCAAAAACCTAGAGGGCTACAAGAATCTAATGTATCTAAGCTCACAGGCTTGCTTGTATGGATTCCATATGAAACCGCGTATTAGCAAACAAATGTTAGCAGAACACAGCACGGGGCTCATTTGCAGTAGTGCGTGTCTCAATGGCGAAGTGCAGTGGCATTTAAACCTCAAAAAAGATGACAACAAAGGAAGAAAAGGCTATGAGCGCGCGAAAGAAGTCGCACTAGAATACAAAGAAATTTTTGGGGAAGATTTTTATTTAGAACTTATGCGGCACGGAATCCAAGAGCAGCAACTCATTGACAATCAACTCCTCAAATTATCCCAAGAAACAGGAATTAAAATCATTGCAACCAACGATACGCATTATACTTACCAAAGTGATTCCACAGCACAAGAAGTAGCCTTTTGTATCGGCTTTGGCAAGGATTTTAACGACCCCAATCGTATGCACCATACTGTGCAGGAGTTTTACATCAAAACACCTGCACAAATGGCGGAACTTTATGCGGATTTGCCAGAGGCTCTTGAAAATACACAAGAAATTGCGAATAAATGTGATTTAGAACTGCATTTAGGCGACCCCACGCCTCCTAGCTTTAAATTCACGCAAGAATACGCACAGGCTGAAGGATTAGATTTCACAAAAGATAGTGAATATTTTGCTTATAAATGTCGTCAAGGCTTAGAAAAACGACTTTTAAATGTGGAATCTAGCCGACATCAAGAGTATAGAGAAAGACTTGAACGCGAGATTGAAATTATCAACAAAATGAAATTTCCCGGCTATATGCTGATTGTTTGGGATTTCGTGCGCGCGGCAAAAGAACGTGGAATCCCAGTAGGTCCCGGTCGTGGAAGTGCAGCAGGAAGCTTGGTTGCATTTTGTTTAGAGATTACCAATATTGACCCGATGAAATACGATTTACTCTTTGAGCGATTCTTAAATCCCGAACGCGTAAGTATGCCAGATATTGATATGGACTTCTGCCAAAGCAGGCGCGAGGAAATTATTAATTATGTTACCGAAAAATATGGGCAACACAATGTAGCGCAAGTCGTTACTTTTGGTATGATGAAAGCTAAAGCGGTGATTCGTGATGTGGCACGCGTTATGGGAATGCCTTATGGAGACGCAGATACCTTTGCAAAACTAATTCCAAAAGAATTGGAAATCACCCTAGAGGAAGCCTACAACAAAGAACCAAAAATCGCGGAACTCCTTGCAAGTAGCCCACTTGCAAAAAAAGTGTGGGATTTTGCAATTATTTTAGAGGGCACAAAGCGGAATCCCGGCACACACGCGGCGGCTATCGTGATTGACTCTGAACAAGAACTATGGCACAAAGCCCCGCTTTATCGCTCTTTGCGTGATGGAATCGTTGTTACGCAATACTCTATGAAATTCCTTGAAGATGTGGATTTAATTAAATTTGACTTTTTGGGCTTAAAAACGCTGACTTTGATTGACAACGCCTTAAAACTCATCAAACAGAGATATAACAAAGACATAGACTTCCTAAGCGTAGATGTAGATGACAAAAAAGTCTATGAAACTTTGCAAAGTGGCAATACACTTGGCGTCTTTCAGATAGAATCTAGTATGTTTCAAGGGATTAACAAGCGTATGCGTCCAAGCACTTTTGAAGACATCATTGCTATCATTGCACTAGGGCGTCCTGGTCCTTTAGAATCAGGAATGGTGAGCGACTTTATTGATAGAAAGCACGGCAAAGCACCTATTGTTTATATGTTTCCAGAATTAGAGCCTATTTTGCGTCCTACTTATGGAACAATTGTATATCAAGAACAAGTAATGCAAATTGTGCAAAAAATTGGAGGGTTTAGTTTAGGAGAGGCGGATTTGATTCGTCGAGCAATGGGTAAAAAAGATGCAAAAATTATGGCAGACAATAAAAGCAAATTCTCCGAAGGTGCGGTTGCACAAGGATTTAATAGAGCCAAAGCGGAGGAATTATGGGAACTCATTGTTAAATTTGCAGGCTATGGATTTAACAAATCCCATTCTGCCGCTTATGCTATGGTAACTTTTGAAACTGCCTATTTAAAAACTTATTATCCTAAAGAGTTTATGGCGGCTCTCCTCACTTCAGAAAAAAACGATACAGACAAAATCGTAGAATACATTGAAGAAGCGAATCAAATGGGGATTAAGGTGCTTCCACCCAATATTCAAAAATCAGAACTAGAGTTTAGCGTTGCAGAAGTTAATGGAGAAAGCTGCATTTTGTTTGGACTTGGCGCAATCAAAGGAGCGGGAGAAGTTGCAATCAATATCATTTTAGACGAGCGCAAAAATAGTGGAGATTTTAAAGATTTAGAGGATTTCTTAGGGCGCATTGACCCACAAAAAGTAAATAAAAAGGCATTAGAATCTTTCATTAAAAGCGGTGCAATGGACGATTTCAACTACACGCGCAAATCCTTATTAGAACAAATAGAATCCCTAACCGAAGCCGCAAAAGCAGCACAAAATGCCAAAAAAGAAGCAGAAAATTCACTCTTTGGCAATGATGAAGAATTAGTAGGAGTGAATCTCAACTTAGAACATTACGAAGAATTTAGCCAAAAAGAAATTTTAGAATTTGAAAAAGAAAGCTTGGGATTCTATGCTTCTGGACATCCGCTAGATTCTTACAAAGAAATATTCAAATCTATACAATGCACTTCCACGAATCAAATCAAAGACATCGCCGAAAATAGCCGTATTTTGATTGCGGGCAAGATTGAGGATATTATCAAAAAATTTTCAAAAAATGGCAAACCTTATGGAATCTTAAAACTTCAAGATTTATATGGCAGTGTAGAATTAACAATCTTTGAACAAACCTTAAAGCAACTAGACAATATAGAAGACAAAGAAAAACCAATTGCAGTCAAATGCCTCGTGCAAGAACAAGATGAAACCAAAAAACTCAAAGCAGAAAAAGTTTTAACCTTAGAGGACGCAAAAAAAGAAAAGGTAGATTTTGTGATTCAAAAGGCAGATACTAGCGAACCTTTGATGCTTGTGCTAGATTTTCATACAGACACGGACATCTTGCGACTCTTAAAAGAAGCCGCACTGCGTCATCAAGGCAAACGCGAACTTAGAATTCTATTTAGAACCCAAACACAAGAGCTAGAAATGATTAGCGCATTATGCGTGCATAGTGAAATCAAAGAGGAATTTAAACAACTCCAATGGCAAAACTAA
- a CDS encoding DUF2972 domain-containing protein: MWNIGFFGLSGHLALLAFLYQCGASIISLSNTRYAKKDYYAAYQTLLTNHINFLTHINYMQDKENRKHIFALADAKVPVLINLRDPIGRLKHGINHGWYKSNQWIYEINQHKEALDRVTYGGQDKPHLDLLESVLKNKNIGNISIWEYHQTIQEIRNASSIHYLDMQEIVGKRTFDTMTQLSQEFRFPLPKEEDRKFYESKINNQYRYLLPIIFRVNEEIKILVEQSTYNIEFILGLNLSSSIVGGFLAINDYNKNELLNHTFSILQDNMDIISQLNLDSLGLQIKILADKKQSQEIAYQANHSNLKNDLQQYLFALKEKIQSIETNKVTESQVLEYLKEHKDLRKIYQTYFEKEFVHIKQVRPDIVESWKYYQEFERMCAELD, from the coding sequence TTGTGGAATATTGGTTTTTTTGGATTGAGCGGACATTTGGCACTACTTGCATTTCTTTATCAATGTGGTGCTTCTATCATTTCTCTATCCAACACAAGATACGCAAAAAAAGATTACTATGCCGCATATCAAACTTTATTAACAAATCACATCAATTTTTTAACGCATATAAATTATATGCAAGATAAAGAAAATAGAAAGCATATTTTCGCTTTAGCAGATGCTAAAGTTCCTGTGTTGATTAATCTTAGAGACCCAATTGGGAGATTAAAACACGGGATAAATCACGGCTGGTATAAAAGCAATCAATGGATTTATGAAATTAATCAACACAAAGAAGCATTAGATAGAGTAACTTACGGGGGACAGGATAAGCCACATTTGGATTTACTGGAAAGTGTTTTGAAAAATAAAAATATTGGAAATATAAGCATTTGGGAATATCATCAAACCATTCAAGAAATTAGAAATGCAAGCTCTATCCACTATCTTGATATGCAAGAAATCGTAGGCAAAAGAACTTTTGATACAATGACGCAATTATCTCAAGAGTTTAGATTCCCACTGCCCAAAGAGGAGGATAGGAAATTCTATGAAAGTAAAATCAATAATCAATACAGATATTTATTGCCCATAATTTTTAGGGTGAATGAAGAAATCAAGATTTTGGTGGAGCAAAGCACATATAACATAGAATTTATTTTGGGATTAAATTTAAGCTCTTCAATAGTTGGAGGATTCCTTGCGATAAATGATTACAATAAAAACGAATTATTAAATCATACATTCTCCATTTTGCAAGACAATATGGATATTATTTCTCAATTAAATTTAGATTCTCTTGGACTTCAGATAAAGATTCTTGCCGATAAAAAGCAATCACAAGAAATTGCATACCAAGCTAATCATTCCAATCTCAAAAACGACCTGCAACAATATCTTTTTGCCCTTAAAGAGAAAATTCAAAGTATTGAAACCAACAAAGTAACCGAATCTCAAGTGTTAGAATATTTAAAAGAACATAAAGATTTAAGAAAAATCTATCAAACTTATTTTGAGAAAGAGTTTGTGCATATCAAACAAGTGCGCCCCGATATTGTGGAATCTTGGAAATATTATCAAGAGTTTGAGAGAATGTGTGCAGAGTTGGATTAA
- a CDS encoding pseudouridine synthase, whose amino-acid sequence MRLNQYIAHHSKYSRREADKLILEGKVSIKHKVITDFAYQVQEGEKIYLNDKLLKAKEEYTIIVYHKPKGELVSKKDDRGRRVIFDSLPKRFAHFTPVGRLDFTSEGLLLLSDNVKVARTLMESNLERVYLLKLSGKIQENVFDAMESGLSLSDASAGAHSKSKITRMDFAPFAGYTCIKNTSKYSKIKVAITEGKNRELRRFFAHFGLEVLDLKRIAYGFVHLNNLPSQKIRFLERKEYNKLHAFLREIESKNPQNKPKETK is encoded by the coding sequence ATGCGACTCAATCAATACATTGCACACCATTCTAAATATTCAAGACGCGAGGCAGACAAACTGATTCTTGAGGGCAAAGTCAGCATAAAACACAAAGTTATCACAGACTTTGCTTACCAAGTGCAAGAGGGAGAAAAAATCTATCTCAACGACAAATTACTAAAGGCAAAAGAGGAATACACGATAATTGTTTATCACAAGCCAAAGGGCGAACTTGTAAGCAAAAAGGACGATAGGGGACGACGTGTCATTTTTGATTCCTTGCCTAAACGATTCGCACATTTTACGCCTGTGGGGCGACTAGACTTCACAAGCGAGGGCTTGCTTTTGCTTAGTGATAATGTCAAAGTTGCGCGCACCCTTATGGAAAGCAACTTAGAACGCGTGTATCTGCTTAAATTATCGGGCAAGATTCAAGAAAATGTGTTTGATGCAATGGAATCAGGATTAAGCCTAAGCGACGCAAGCGCAGGTGCGCATAGCAAAAGCAAGATAACGCGAATGGATTTTGCACCCTTTGCGGGCTATACTTGCATTAAAAATACCTCAAAATACTCCAAAATCAAAGTTGCAATCACAGAGGGAAAAAACCGAGAACTTCGCCGATTTTTTGCGCATTTTGGGTTAGAAGTGTTGGACTTGAAACGCATTGCTTATGGATTCGTGCATTTAAACAATCTTCCAAGCCAAAAGATAAGATTCCTAGAACGCAAAGAATACAATAAACTCCACGCATTCTTAAGAGAGATAGAATCCAAAAATCCACAAAATAAACCAAAGGAGACAAAATGA
- a CDS encoding tetratricopeptide repeat protein, with the protein MESIEYRDPLFGIMIFIFLIGLVSLFAYYWNYLIGKRQQDSLSRFIESFDYIGFDKEAQEFLALSPNPTPSLLFMAKMYQKSANYEKAIRLYVALLDSIQNPVDKVPILESLGLVYEKAGFPLRAKEIYLEILHYFPRNPLVLKSLIRTYEKLSLFKDALSALGCLEELQGDMGLYRRYLKTKILISSQKKSEETSHKLLIILREEPLLARLVLGFLKDFYPALFWESLMRIPKETLLDLQDILWNLKSEAIPQSLIKELQSIPTNPQNRILKDIFEAKGILPLSFSQKETFELETICLLRTHKSFQGDLGFNYQCKSCKATTPLTFEHCPHCEELLTLKTFVFLKEKQDETRYSFL; encoded by the coding sequence TTGGAAAGTATTGAGTATCGCGACCCGCTTTTTGGTATTATGATATTTATCTTTTTAATTGGACTTGTCAGTCTTTTTGCGTATTATTGGAATTATTTAATCGGCAAAAGACAGCAAGATTCCTTGAGCAGATTTATAGAAAGCTTTGATTATATTGGTTTTGATAAGGAAGCACAAGAGTTTTTAGCCCTAAGCCCCAATCCCACACCCTCGTTGCTCTTTATGGCAAAAATGTATCAAAAAAGCGCGAATTACGAAAAAGCGATTCGTTTGTATGTGGCACTTTTAGACTCTATTCAAAATCCTGTGGATAAAGTTCCGATTCTAGAATCACTTGGGTTGGTTTATGAAAAGGCTGGATTTCCTCTACGCGCTAAAGAAATTTATTTGGAGATTCTACATTATTTTCCTCGGAATCCTTTGGTTTTGAAGTCTCTTATTAGAACTTACGAAAAATTAAGTCTGTTTAAAGACGCGCTAAGTGCTTTAGGCTGCTTGGAGGAACTACAAGGGGATATGGGCTTATATCGACGTTATTTGAAAACAAAAATCTTAATTTCAAGTCAGAAAAAAAGCGAGGAAACCTCACATAAATTACTGATAATCTTGCGTGAAGAGCCACTTTTAGCGCGTTTAGTCTTAGGATTCTTGAAAGATTTTTATCCCGCACTTTTTTGGGAATCGCTAATGCGAATCCCCAAAGAAACTCTCCTAGATTTACAAGATATATTATGGAATCTCAAAAGTGAAGCGATTCCGCAATCTCTTATTAAGGAGTTGCAAAGCATACCCACAAATCCGCAAAACCGAATCTTGAAAGATATTTTTGAGGCAAAGGGTATTTTGCCGCTTAGTTTTTCGCAAAAAGAAACTTTTGAATTAGAAACGATTTGTCTTTTAAGGACGCACAAGAGTTTTCAAGGGGATTTGGGATTTAACTATCAGTGCAAATCTTGCAAGGCAACTACACCTTTAACTTTTGAGCATTGCCCACATTGCGAAGAGCTTTTGACGCTCAAAACTTTTGTGTTTTTAAAGGAAAAACAAGATGAAACGCGTTACTCTTTTCTGTGA